A single region of the Gemmatimonadota bacterium genome encodes:
- a CDS encoding EVE domain-containing protein: MTASGNSWLLKSEAADYSIDDLARDGTTLWTGIRNYQARNFIRDGMEKGDLALYYHTGGTAPSIVGVARVAGVPVPDPTQFDRKNPYYDPKSPPDAPRWWSAPLEFVEKLPRAVTLQELKSDPRLADMSLLTRPRLSVHPVTGKELATVLSLGGAR; encoded by the coding sequence ATGACGGCGAGCGGAAACTCCTGGCTCCTGAAAAGCGAGGCGGCGGACTATTCGATCGACGACCTCGCTCGCGACGGCACTACGCTCTGGACTGGAATTCGAAACTACCAGGCTCGCAATTTCATCCGGGATGGAATGGAGAAAGGCGACCTGGCCCTCTATTATCACACGGGCGGCACGGCGCCCAGCATCGTGGGAGTTGCTCGCGTTGCGGGCGTGCCGGTGCCGGATCCGACGCAGTTCGATCGCAAGAACCCCTATTACGACCCAAAGTCGCCGCCTGACGCGCCGCGCTGGTGGTCCGCGCCCCTCGAATTCGTGGAGAAGCTACCGCGCGCCGTGACGCTTCAAGAGTTGAAATCCGATCCACGGTTGGCGGACATGTCGCTCCTGACGAGGCCACGTCTATCCGTGCATCCCGTGACGGGGAAGGAGCTCGCAACCGTGCTCTCGCTCGGAGGGGCCCGGTAG
- a CDS encoding methyltransferase domain-containing protein: MSRFGAFPGSGPRIRGHELLDEPEISTTALRLALGNVERANRYIGGIRSLKRHIAPFTVGRGTLSLLDVGVGNGAVPRRIAPWLASTGTRLRWVGVDLHPRALQVARLEALAEDSTFGLVQADARALPFANGSFDVSTATLTLHHFDDADCVTVLSEMARVSRSGVIVSDLERHPLHYLGARFLAETWWRGDPVTRHDAPVSVLRSFTPSELGALARRVPLGSPRVRRHFPFRLVLEGHP; the protein is encoded by the coding sequence GTGAGCAGGTTCGGCGCCTTCCCCGGTTCCGGTCCGAGGATTCGTGGGCACGAGCTCCTAGACGAGCCGGAAATCTCGACGACGGCCCTTCGCCTCGCCCTCGGGAATGTGGAGCGCGCAAATCGGTACATCGGAGGAATTCGATCCCTCAAGAGGCACATCGCGCCCTTCACCGTGGGGCGTGGGACCCTCTCCCTCCTCGACGTCGGGGTGGGGAACGGTGCCGTGCCCCGGCGTATCGCACCCTGGCTCGCTTCGACAGGGACCAGGCTCCGATGGGTGGGGGTGGACCTCCATCCTCGCGCCCTCCAAGTAGCCCGCCTCGAGGCCCTCGCCGAAGACAGCACCTTCGGACTGGTGCAGGCGGACGCACGGGCGCTCCCCTTCGCGAACGGGAGCTTCGATGTGAGCACCGCCACCCTCACGCTCCACCACTTCGACGATGCGGACTGCGTGACCGTCCTCTCCGAGATGGCCCGAGTGAGCCGGTCTGGAGTGATCGTGAGCGATCTGGAACGCCATCCCCTTCACTACCTCGGCGCTCGATTCCTTGCGGAGACCTGGTGGCGGGGCGACCCTGTGACGCGTCACGACGCGCCCGTGTCGGTGCTCCGGTCGTTCACCCCATCGGAACTCGGGGCATTGGCCCGAAGAGTTCCGCTCGGCTCCCCGCGGGTCCGGAGGCACTTTCCCTTCCGACTCGTGCTGGAAGGGCATCCATGA
- the lon gene encoding endopeptidase La has product MGDRFTLPVLPLRDTVVYPGVAVPISAGRPGTVEAVQAALDGDRQLFAVAQKENAEDASPEILYSVGTIVRVIQAHRVRGGLQLLVQGDTRAEAVHYETGEGNMLRANLVRLNRFPPRNLEDPAFQALDKELRDRAAELGTRRGVPAEALNQLIQGVDDPGSFADLVAFYLDLPTPEKQKLLAVLDDEERMRRALVAVERELARIEAQEDIQARVQEELGERQREMLLREQMRQIQRELGDEDEKQEIEELRKRIEALDLEEDARVEVERELKRLERTSPQSAEYQVIRTFLEWITELPWSLRTEDKIDLAVAQQILQEDHYGLEDVKDRIVEFLAVRKLQLERIAVEEESSSEDGPAHDGDVGAGGRNGGATTSVLGGALPVAGGEEDDGIGEVEEDGGADGETQETPETGDSTAGTPRKRGAGVGKGPILLFTGPPGVGKTSIAQSIARALGRKYVRISLGGARDEADIRGHRRTYVGAMPGRIIQGMRQVKSKNPVFLLDEVDKLGISFQGDPSAALLEVLDPAQNYAFTDHYLGIPFDLSEVLFIATANYADRIPAPLLDRMERVDFSGYTEQEKLEIAKRYLLPRQQAEAGLKEGELEITDEAIRRMTSSYTREAGVRQLELTLGKIARKVARLIAAAQVDKVAVTPEKVRELLGRPRVHPEKMRLEDQAGVATGMFYTPMGGDIMFVEASVMPGEGGLVLTGQLGDVMKESGRAAWSYAKAHHREFGIAGRHLKGTEVHIHVPAGAIPKDGPSAGITMATALVSALSERKVRRDVAMTGELTLTGRVLPIGGVKEKVLGAVRAGINEIIVPAENEADLEDIPDPVRETLTVHLVHDLDEVIQIAMEPATRRARAAAERAEDEVPTRAR; this is encoded by the coding sequence ATGGGAGATCGTTTCACCCTTCCGGTCCTTCCGCTTAGAGACACCGTCGTTTATCCGGGGGTGGCGGTTCCCATTTCCGCAGGACGCCCGGGCACCGTCGAAGCCGTCCAGGCCGCACTCGACGGCGATCGCCAACTCTTCGCGGTCGCTCAAAAGGAAAACGCCGAGGACGCTTCGCCGGAGATCCTCTATTCGGTGGGGACGATCGTACGCGTCATCCAGGCGCATCGCGTTCGTGGCGGGCTTCAGCTTCTCGTCCAGGGAGATACGAGGGCCGAGGCCGTTCACTACGAAACGGGGGAAGGAAACATGCTCCGGGCGAACCTGGTTCGCCTGAACCGGTTCCCCCCACGAAACCTCGAAGACCCCGCCTTCCAGGCGCTCGACAAGGAGCTCCGCGATCGCGCGGCCGAGCTCGGCACCCGCCGGGGCGTCCCCGCCGAAGCTCTGAATCAGCTCATCCAGGGGGTGGACGACCCCGGCTCCTTCGCGGACCTCGTCGCCTTTTATCTGGACCTTCCTACGCCCGAAAAACAGAAGCTACTCGCGGTGCTCGACGACGAGGAGCGGATGCGACGCGCACTCGTGGCGGTCGAACGCGAGCTCGCGCGCATCGAGGCCCAGGAGGACATTCAGGCGCGCGTCCAGGAAGAGCTCGGCGAGCGTCAGCGGGAGATGCTCCTCCGCGAGCAGATGCGCCAGATCCAGCGCGAGCTCGGCGACGAGGACGAAAAGCAGGAGATCGAGGAGCTCAGGAAGCGGATCGAGGCACTCGATCTGGAGGAGGACGCCCGGGTCGAGGTGGAGCGGGAGCTCAAGCGGCTCGAGCGCACTTCTCCGCAATCGGCGGAATACCAGGTGATCCGCACGTTCCTGGAGTGGATCACCGAGCTCCCCTGGAGCCTCCGGACCGAGGACAAGATCGATCTCGCCGTGGCGCAACAGATCCTCCAGGAAGACCACTACGGCTTGGAGGATGTGAAGGACCGCATCGTCGAGTTCCTCGCCGTGAGGAAGCTCCAGCTGGAGCGAATCGCGGTCGAGGAGGAGTCTTCGTCCGAAGACGGGCCGGCTCATGACGGCGACGTGGGAGCGGGAGGTCGGAACGGGGGCGCGACCACGTCCGTCCTGGGTGGCGCGCTCCCGGTCGCCGGCGGCGAAGAAGATGATGGGATCGGGGAGGTGGAGGAGGACGGGGGTGCCGATGGGGAGACCCAGGAGACGCCGGAGACCGGCGACTCCACGGCCGGGACGCCCCGCAAGAGGGGTGCGGGTGTGGGGAAGGGTCCGATTCTCCTCTTCACCGGTCCTCCCGGCGTCGGGAAAACCTCGATCGCGCAGTCCATCGCGCGCGCCCTCGGCCGGAAGTACGTGCGGATCTCTCTCGGCGGGGCGCGCGACGAGGCCGACATCCGCGGCCACCGGCGCACGTACGTGGGAGCGATGCCCGGCCGGATCATCCAGGGGATGCGCCAGGTGAAGTCGAAGAATCCCGTCTTCCTCCTCGACGAGGTGGACAAGCTCGGGATTTCTTTTCAAGGGGATCCCTCGGCGGCACTCCTCGAGGTCCTGGATCCGGCGCAGAACTACGCCTTCACGGACCACTACCTCGGTATTCCCTTCGACCTTTCGGAGGTGCTTTTTATTGCCACCGCGAACTACGCGGATCGTATCCCGGCTCCGCTCCTCGACCGGATGGAGCGTGTGGATTTCTCCGGCTACACGGAGCAGGAGAAGCTGGAGATCGCGAAACGATACCTCCTCCCCCGCCAGCAGGCCGAAGCGGGGCTCAAGGAAGGCGAGCTCGAGATCACCGACGAGGCGATCCGGCGGATGACCTCCAGCTACACGCGGGAGGCCGGAGTCCGCCAGCTAGAGCTCACCCTGGGCAAGATCGCCCGCAAGGTCGCGCGCCTGATCGCGGCGGCTCAGGTGGACAAGGTGGCCGTGACCCCCGAAAAGGTCCGCGAGCTTCTCGGACGGCCACGGGTCCACCCCGAGAAGATGCGCCTCGAAGACCAGGCGGGGGTGGCGACCGGCATGTTCTACACTCCCATGGGCGGCGACATCATGTTCGTTGAGGCGAGCGTGATGCCCGGGGAAGGCGGGCTCGTGCTGACCGGGCAGCTCGGCGACGTCATGAAGGAATCGGGGCGCGCGGCGTGGAGTTATGCGAAGGCGCACCACCGCGAGTTCGGGATCGCGGGGCGCCATCTGAAGGGGACAGAGGTTCACATCCACGTGCCGGCGGGGGCGATCCCAAAGGATGGCCCTTCCGCGGGGATCACGATGGCCACCGCGCTCGTTTCGGCGCTTTCCGAGCGGAAGGTGCGCAGAGATGTGGCGATGACGGGCGAGCTGACCCTGACCGGGCGCGTTCTTCCGATCGGCGGAGTGAAGGAAAAAGTCCTCGGCGCCGTGCGCGCGGGGATCAACGAGATCATCGTCCCCGCCGAGAACGAGGCCGACCTGGAGGACATTCCCGATCCGGTGCGGGAGACGCTCACCGTTCACCTCGTTCACGACCTGGACGAAGTGATCCAGATCGCGATGGAACCGGCCACTCGGAGGGCGCGGGCGGCGGCGGAGCGAGCGGAAGACGAGGTCCCGACCCGCGCGCGCTAG
- a CDS encoding FAD-dependent monooxygenase, producing the protein MTTLSAEVIVVGGGPAGAALSAELAGRGRSVLLADRATFPRPKACGECVNPGAVAALGRLGLLSGVYATSPVTLRGWELVTPGGRSAWAAFPGGARALGVDRRTFDAALLAEARRRGVRVIEGVRVRHVVAGSSDAAARASGDRHSGEKYVLEGDILVGADGLRSVVAREVGALRRRPRLRKSSLTWRIRGFGPTRDRGRLLLASGITVGLAPVPGGPGQDDRWNATLVVEGKGSEGLRGRGWALLRDRLGRLTHDWVDEPRPEAGPWGSGPFDCPTSAVVVGRTLLVGDAAGYYDPLTGQGIFRALRGAELAAEAIDRALKRPRESSPSEPRRVTRLVDRTPLDGYARSLARAFSPGRRVQRAVEGVVSRPALREPALAILGRWPAGGRLLAGVTGDVPAAGAGVGMNEDTRRLDADGG; encoded by the coding sequence ATGACCACCCTTTCGGCCGAGGTGATCGTCGTGGGAGGCGGGCCGGCCGGCGCTGCCCTGTCGGCCGAGCTCGCCGGCCGCGGGCGGTCCGTGCTCCTCGCGGACCGCGCCACCTTTCCGCGTCCCAAGGCGTGTGGCGAGTGCGTGAATCCCGGAGCGGTGGCCGCGCTCGGGAGGCTCGGGCTCCTTTCGGGTGTCTACGCCACGAGTCCGGTCACTCTCCGCGGGTGGGAGTTGGTGACGCCGGGTGGGCGGTCGGCCTGGGCGGCGTTTCCCGGAGGAGCGCGGGCGCTTGGTGTCGACCGGCGCACCTTCGACGCGGCCCTCCTCGCGGAAGCGAGGAGGCGTGGTGTTCGGGTCATCGAGGGGGTCAGGGTCCGCCACGTCGTAGCGGGCAGCTCCGATGCCGCGGCCCGCGCTTCGGGCGACAGGCACTCGGGAGAAAAGTATGTTCTCGAGGGCGATATACTCGTGGGCGCGGACGGCCTGCGTTCCGTCGTGGCGCGGGAGGTGGGAGCGCTCCGTCGGAGGCCTCGTCTCCGAAAGAGCTCTCTGACCTGGCGCATTCGCGGGTTCGGTCCGACCCGCGACCGGGGCCGCCTCTTGTTGGCGAGCGGAATCACCGTGGGACTCGCTCCGGTGCCTGGCGGCCCCGGCCAGGACGACCGGTGGAACGCGACCCTCGTGGTCGAGGGGAAGGGAAGCGAGGGGCTGCGTGGACGCGGGTGGGCCCTCCTCCGGGACCGACTGGGGCGCCTTACCCATGACTGGGTGGATGAACCCCGACCGGAGGCGGGGCCCTGGGGGAGCGGACCCTTCGATTGCCCCACGAGCGCGGTGGTGGTTGGGAGGACCCTCCTCGTGGGAGACGCCGCCGGGTATTACGATCCACTCACCGGTCAGGGAATCTTTCGCGCCCTCCGTGGAGCGGAGCTCGCAGCGGAGGCGATCGATCGCGCGTTGAAGCGGCCGCGGGAGTCGTCCCCTTCGGAGCCACGGCGGGTGACGCGGCTCGTCGACCGCACGCCCCTCGACGGGTACGCACGATCGTTGGCCCGGGCCTTCTCGCCCGGGCGCCGGGTCCAAAGGGCAGTGGAGGGGGTGGTTTCGCGCCCCGCGCTCCGAGAACCGGCTCTGGCGATTCTGGGCCGCTGGCCGGCGGGGGGGCGGCTTCTCGCCGGAGTCACGGGAGACGTGCCGGCGGCGGGAGCCGGGGTCGGGATGAACGAAGACACGCGGAGGCTCGATGCGGACGGTGGATGA
- a CDS encoding BamA/TamA family outer membrane protein — translation MHNTSLALFAFVLLLVPAFRIEAQEACPEGRVTEVLIENHSIFDPEDLPDEGRLVWAYELANRVHIRTREDFIASEILFSTGGCYDARQVVESARILREFRFIASAEVASFPAEEGNRRVVVSTRDEWTTKVRLGVALGGGIQFSSAAITEENLLGRGITLGLSWADRGGLHELGGTLEVPGVRGSDLDALVGVSHNRGGSSGSVTLIRPFVGELIGTAHRQRVFRRQELFAYVLPAGNEISHVTVPDRAQQIELSLARRFGAPGRLYLLGGGVSVERVDVGDGEIEAIRDGDFSNRIQAGSELTDAIFPQMTSRRAVRMNLLFGARRLEFQTLRGLDAVYGERDVPSGWEATITAGRSVGGAGGGDRPSDLFTGGSLLAGWARPHSVGQLRVGVEGRRLDATEAGPAGWRDVLVETQGTLFLTPEWTGVQSFVFRGAFHGGWRATSPFQITLGGPEGVRGFGDAEFPGGRRVVISIEARLGSPNPFPEFLDLGLTVFGDAGTVWGGDAPFGADSAWKGTLGAGLRVGFPAGSSSVIRFDLAYPVGRGAETGSPILRISAKEWIGVIGDTRNPQLARSRRSGIQSDYVGAARDEGAR, via the coding sequence ATGCATAATACCTCACTCGCCCTATTCGCCTTCGTGCTCCTCCTCGTGCCGGCTTTCCGCATCGAGGCTCAGGAGGCCTGTCCGGAGGGAAGGGTGACCGAGGTGCTGATCGAGAACCACTCGATCTTCGATCCGGAAGACCTGCCGGACGAAGGGCGGCTGGTGTGGGCGTACGAGCTCGCCAACCGGGTCCACATCCGTACGCGCGAAGACTTCATCGCCAGCGAGATCCTTTTCAGCACGGGCGGCTGCTACGACGCGCGCCAGGTCGTGGAGAGCGCGCGAATTCTTCGGGAGTTCCGATTCATCGCCAGCGCGGAAGTGGCCAGCTTTCCGGCGGAAGAGGGAAACCGCCGCGTCGTCGTGAGCACGCGGGACGAGTGGACGACGAAGGTTCGGCTCGGAGTCGCCCTGGGCGGCGGGATCCAGTTTAGCAGTGCGGCGATCACCGAGGAGAACCTCCTCGGGAGGGGGATCACCCTCGGCCTCTCCTGGGCGGACCGGGGCGGGCTCCACGAACTGGGAGGAACGCTCGAGGTCCCGGGAGTCCGTGGCAGCGATCTCGACGCCCTCGTCGGCGTCAGCCACAACCGGGGCGGGTCCAGCGGTTCGGTGACTTTGATTCGCCCTTTCGTGGGTGAGCTGATTGGTACCGCTCATCGACAGCGAGTCTTCCGTCGTCAGGAATTGTTCGCGTACGTCCTTCCCGCTGGAAACGAGATCTCTCATGTGACCGTGCCCGATCGGGCGCAGCAAATCGAGCTTTCCCTCGCGCGCCGCTTCGGTGCTCCCGGCCGTCTCTATCTTCTCGGCGGCGGCGTCTCGGTGGAGCGTGTGGACGTGGGGGATGGGGAAATCGAAGCCATTCGCGACGGAGACTTTTCCAATCGGATTCAGGCCGGCTCGGAGCTCACGGATGCCATCTTCCCGCAGATGACGAGCCGCCGTGCGGTTCGCATGAATCTGCTCTTTGGCGCACGCCGGCTGGAGTTTCAGACGCTCCGCGGCTTGGACGCCGTGTACGGGGAGCGGGATGTGCCGAGCGGGTGGGAGGCCACAATTACTGCGGGGCGGAGCGTCGGCGGTGCGGGGGGAGGCGACCGCCCTTCCGACCTCTTCACGGGTGGCTCGCTCCTCGCGGGATGGGCAAGACCGCACAGCGTGGGACAGCTCCGGGTCGGTGTGGAAGGGAGGCGTCTGGACGCGACCGAAGCGGGCCCCGCGGGTTGGCGGGACGTCCTCGTGGAGACCCAGGGCACTCTTTTTCTGACACCGGAATGGACCGGTGTGCAATCGTTCGTGTTCCGAGGCGCCTTCCATGGCGGTTGGAGAGCGACCTCTCCCTTTCAGATCACCCTCGGAGGGCCCGAGGGGGTTCGCGGATTCGGCGATGCGGAGTTTCCTGGAGGGAGGCGGGTCGTGATCTCCATTGAAGCGCGGCTGGGGAGCCCCAATCCTTTCCCCGAATTCCTCGACCTGGGCTTGACGGTCTTCGGCGATGCCGGAACGGTTTGGGGCGGGGATGCCCCTTTCGGCGCCGACTCCGCGTGGAAGGGGACTCTCGGCGCGGGGCTCCGCGTCGGGTTTCCGGCCGGGAGCTCGTCGGTCATACGATTCGATCTCGCATATCCGGTCGGACGGGGTGCCGAGACGGGATCGCCGATCCTCAGAATCTCTGCGAAGGAGTGGATTGGGGTGATCGGGGACACACGCAACCCCCAGCTCGCTCGAAGCCGGCGAAGCGGAATCCAGAGCGACTACGTGGGCGCCGCGCGAGACGAGGGCGCGCGGTGA
- a CDS encoding SRPBCC family protein, which produces MRTVDEAVARAPREICLRLAADVERWPDHLPHYRWVTFRDRRGFADGVVEMAAWRHFPGFRWPIWWVSEMEPDLDAGRVRYRHIGGITRGMEVLWEVRGESEEKTRMKIVHEWSGPRWPLIGNLAASLVIGPHFISHIAGRTLAGIVRAAEAAHGDGT; this is translated from the coding sequence ATGCGGACGGTGGATGAGGCGGTCGCACGGGCACCTCGGGAGATATGCCTGCGTCTCGCCGCCGACGTGGAGCGGTGGCCGGACCACCTCCCGCACTACCGTTGGGTCACCTTTCGCGACAGGCGGGGCTTCGCGGACGGGGTCGTGGAGATGGCCGCCTGGCGCCACTTTCCGGGATTTCGTTGGCCGATTTGGTGGGTTTCGGAGATGGAGCCGGATCTGGACGCGGGTCGCGTGCGCTACCGTCATATCGGGGGGATCACCCGTGGAATGGAGGTCCTCTGGGAGGTGCGCGGTGAGAGCGAGGAGAAGACGCGCATGAAAATCGTCCACGAGTGGTCGGGGCCTCGTTGGCCCCTGATCGGCAATCTAGCGGCCAGCCTGGTGATTGGACCCCACTTCATCTCGCACATCGCCGGACGCACACTCGCCGGAATCGTACGGGCCGCCGAAGCCGCACACGGGGACGGGACGTGA
- the pckA gene encoding phosphoenolpyruvate carboxykinase (ATP), whose amino-acid sequence MIESKEPTSRETRGPKSRHGLDSHGLTPSAQVHWNLSPPELYERTLSRGEGRLAHMGGLAVETAPHTGRSPLDKFLVRDRATEASVDWGSVNVPISSESYEELRKEVVAHLNGRELFVRDARAGQDPAAGINVRVVTTSAWHALFAWNMFLRPGTAELEEIRPDFVVLHAPELEADPALHGTRTGTFIVVSFSDRTVLIGGTHYGGEIKKSVFSVLNHLLPEEGILPMHCSANVGKGGDVALFFGLSGTGKTTLSADPERGLIGDDEHGWGARGVFNFEGGCYAKVIRLAPGSEPEIYGATRMFGTVLENVVLDPISREVMYDDETITENTRASYPIEYIPNAVPSGRGGHPQNVVFLTCDAFGVLPPISRLTPDEAMYHFLSGYTAKVAGTERGVTEPKAVFSACFGAPFLSRHPAVYARLLGEKLERHGSRAWLVNTGWTGGGTGVGSRIRLAHTRAMVRAGLEGELDDLETERDPVFGLHVPARVPDVPTELLMPRTVWKDPDAYDVAARRLAAMFEENFDQYRKGVDRTVAEAGPG is encoded by the coding sequence ATGATCGAGTCGAAGGAGCCAACGTCCCGCGAGACTCGGGGTCCGAAGAGTCGGCACGGTCTCGACTCACACGGGCTCACCCCCTCCGCACAGGTCCACTGGAACCTCTCTCCGCCCGAGCTCTACGAACGGACACTGTCCCGCGGCGAGGGGCGGCTCGCGCACATGGGTGGACTCGCCGTCGAGACGGCCCCGCACACCGGCCGCTCGCCGCTGGATAAGTTTCTGGTGCGGGATAGAGCGACCGAGGCCAGCGTGGACTGGGGAAGCGTCAACGTCCCGATCTCGTCGGAGAGTTACGAGGAGCTCCGAAAGGAGGTCGTGGCCCACCTGAACGGCCGGGAACTATTCGTCCGAGACGCCCGAGCGGGCCAGGATCCCGCCGCAGGGATCAACGTGCGAGTGGTTACGACTTCGGCATGGCACGCACTCTTCGCCTGGAACATGTTCCTCCGCCCGGGAACTGCCGAGCTGGAGGAGATCCGCCCCGACTTCGTCGTCCTGCACGCGCCCGAGCTCGAGGCGGACCCCGCTCTCCACGGAACCCGGACGGGGACCTTCATCGTGGTGAGCTTCTCAGATCGAACCGTCCTGATCGGGGGGACCCATTACGGAGGCGAGATCAAGAAGTCGGTCTTCTCGGTCCTGAATCACCTCCTCCCGGAGGAGGGCATTCTCCCGATGCACTGTTCCGCGAACGTCGGAAAGGGCGGGGACGTGGCGCTCTTCTTCGGCCTGTCCGGGACGGGAAAGACGACTCTTTCCGCAGACCCCGAGCGGGGCCTCATCGGGGACGACGAACACGGATGGGGAGCCCGTGGCGTCTTCAACTTCGAGGGCGGGTGTTACGCGAAGGTCATCCGCCTCGCCCCCGGAAGCGAGCCGGAGATTTACGGTGCCACGAGGATGTTCGGAACCGTCCTCGAAAACGTAGTGCTCGACCCGATCTCCCGAGAAGTCATGTACGACGACGAAACGATCACGGAAAATACGCGGGCCTCTTACCCGATCGAATACATTCCGAACGCGGTCCCGTCCGGACGGGGCGGGCACCCGCAAAACGTCGTCTTCCTCACATGCGATGCCTTTGGCGTGCTCCCTCCGATCTCACGGCTGACCCCCGACGAGGCGATGTACCACTTCCTCTCGGGATACACGGCGAAGGTTGCGGGGACGGAGCGGGGCGTGACCGAGCCGAAGGCCGTTTTTTCCGCCTGTTTCGGGGCTCCTTTCCTCTCCCGGCATCCGGCGGTCTACGCCCGATTGCTGGGCGAAAAGCTCGAGCGCCATGGGAGCCGAGCCTGGCTCGTGAACACGGGGTGGACCGGGGGTGGAACCGGCGTCGGAAGCCGTATCCGCCTCGCACACACCCGCGCGATGGTCCGCGCCGGGCTCGAAGGAGAGCTCGACGACCTGGAAACGGAACGCGACCCCGTCTTCGGACTTCACGTCCCAGCGCGGGTCCCGGATGTTCCCACCGAACTACTCATGCCTCGGACGGTGTGGAAGGATCCGGACGCATACGACGTAGCGGCGCGACGCCTCGCCGCGATGTTCGAGGAGAACTTCGATCAGTACCGGAAAGGTGTGGACCGCACGGTGGCGGAAGCCGGGCCGGGATGA
- a CDS encoding site-2 protease family protein — translation MPEKVTSSGSGSPIRRKPRGRHSGIRLGSIGGFEISLDYSWFIILVLIVASFTTAVFPPAAPGLGQGVYIFMGLVGALLFFASLLLHELAHSFVARAKGIEVQGITLFIFGGMARTAREASTPGDEFLIAAVGPLASFALAVLFYAAASTAPTIGLGLEFVVVAEYLGILNLILAVFNLLPGFPLDGGRLFRATLWRFTGSFRKATRIASGVGRALGWGLIALGVYSFFFAGGGFIGGLWLVFIGWFLGNAARMSYEQVLLQEMLSPLTAGEAMSPNPETVAPDLPIDTLVHDHFLRMPYSAFPVTDDGVVIGIVTLGQVRALSRDDWKEKRVSDIMVPLEETVLLPPETPMTVVLERMRDAGTRRILVAREWELVGIISSTDIARWLDRAALMD, via the coding sequence ATGCCCGAAAAGGTCACTTCCTCCGGGTCCGGGTCCCCGATCCGGCGCAAGCCACGGGGCCGCCATTCGGGCATTCGCCTCGGCTCGATCGGGGGATTCGAAATCTCCCTCGATTATTCGTGGTTCATCATCCTCGTCCTGATCGTGGCCTCCTTCACCACGGCGGTGTTCCCGCCCGCGGCACCGGGGCTCGGGCAGGGCGTCTACATCTTCATGGGACTCGTCGGCGCCCTCCTGTTTTTCGCCTCCCTCCTACTGCACGAGCTGGCGCACTCCTTCGTCGCGCGCGCGAAGGGAATCGAAGTCCAGGGGATCACCCTCTTCATCTTCGGTGGGATGGCCCGTACGGCGCGGGAGGCCTCGACCCCGGGGGATGAGTTCCTCATCGCCGCCGTGGGGCCCCTGGCGTCCTTCGCCCTCGCAGTCCTGTTCTACGCCGCCGCGTCCACCGCCCCGACGATCGGGCTCGGTCTCGAGTTCGTCGTCGTGGCGGAATATCTCGGCATCCTCAACCTCATCCTCGCCGTCTTCAATTTGCTGCCAGGATTTCCTCTCGACGGCGGACGCCTCTTCCGCGCGACGCTCTGGCGGTTCACCGGTTCCTTCCGGAAGGCGACGCGGATCGCCTCGGGGGTCGGCCGTGCCCTCGGATGGGGGCTGATCGCGCTCGGAGTTTATTCCTTCTTCTTCGCCGGCGGCGGCTTCATCGGCGGTCTCTGGCTCGTCTTTATCGGTTGGTTCCTCGGGAATGCCGCCCGGATGAGCTACGAGCAGGTCCTTCTCCAGGAGATGCTGAGCCCACTCACCGCCGGGGAAGCGATGTCTCCCAATCCCGAAACGGTGGCCCCGGATCTCCCGATCGACACCCTGGTCCACGACCACTTCCTCCGCATGCCTTACAGCGCCTTTCCCGTGACCGACGACGGCGTCGTGATCGGAATCGTGACGCTGGGGCAGGTGCGGGCTCTTTCGCGCGACGATTGGAAGGAGAAACGGGTCAGCGATATCATGGTACCGTTGGAGGAGACCGTGCTCCTTCCCCCCGAGACGCCGATGACCGTCGTCCTCGAGCGAATGCGGGACGCGGGGACACGGCGGATTCTCGTGGCTCGTGAATGGGAGCTCGTGGGTATCATCTCTTCGACCGATATCGCCCGCTGGCTCGACCGGGCGGCCCTGATGGATTAA